GTACCAATACCTGAAATCTGTAAGGCGATTGCGTAGAAGTTATTTCCTACACCAGGAGTAAACTCTGTACCCGCCATTGGGAAGTAAGAAGTCCACCCAGCGTCTGGAGAACCACCGATTACGAAAGCGATGTTGAATAACATTGCTCCAATAAAGAATAACCAGAAACTTAAAGCATTTAAGAACGGATATGCAACGTCACGAGCACCAATTTGTAATGGTACAACGACGTTCATTAATCCTAGAACGAATGGCATCGCCATGAAAAGAATCATAACTGTACCATGTGTTGTAAAGATTCCGTTATAGTGTTCAGCGTTTAAATATGTTGTATCTGGGAATGTTAACTGGGCACGAATCATTAAACCGTCCATACCACCACGGAATAACATTATAACGGCAGAGATAATATACATGGTTCCTATTTTTTTATGGTCAACAGTTGTTAACCATTCATCCCAAAGCCATCTCCATTTTTTGTACTTTGTTAGTACGAAAAGAATCGCTAATGTCACAAGAACGATAGATGCGTCAGCTCCGTAAATAATCGGGTCACCTGTGACAAAAAATTCATCAAGCTTCACTGTGTTCACTCCAATCTGTTGGAATAATAGCTATTATTTTTTGTTTTTGTAGTAGTTGTAATCACAATATTCAAGTGATTTTGGATCTACATAACTTAAGTGATGACTAGAGAATGTCATACGACCAACTACACCAGGTTTAACAATATCGTTGTACTTATCTTCTGTTAGTTTAGGAGCAGTTTCTTGTACTTCTTTTACCCACTTGTCATACTTTTCTTTTGTTTTTGCTTCAACTTCGAACTCCATGTGAGTGAATCCTTCACCAGAGAAGTTCGAGCTACGACCTAGGTAAGAACCTGGTTTGTCAGCTTGTAAATATAAGTCCATGATCATGCCATCCATTGTATACTTCATACCACCAAGTTCTGGTACCCAGAAAGCATTCATTGGACCTACAGAAGTCAGTTTAAATTGAATTGGTACACCAGCTGGGATGTTTAAATAGTTAACGGTTTCAATTTTTTCCTCCGGGTAACTAAATAACCATTTCCAGTTTGCAGATGTAACATAAATTTCAACTGGTTTAATATGTTTGGACTCTTGCGGAACCTCTTCCGAAGCATAAGTTGCTTTAACTGTTGGAATCGATAATGCGATAACGATAATAACAGGAATAATCGTCCAAATGATTTCTAATAATGTGTTACCGTGTTGATCAGGTGGCTCATAGTCCATATTCTCTGGTTTTTCACGATAACGAATCAAGATGACTGTAAACAAGATGAATACAATTGCGATAATTAATGACATAAGCACGAATGACCAAACAATTAAATCATACTGTGCCTTTGCAACAGGTCCTTGCGGATTTAATACTGCGAGTTTTTTATCACAGCCACCGAGGAACAGAACTAATGATAACGGAAGAAGCGAAGCCAACTTCCAAAATGCTTTCTTTAGTTGCACGATTGAAAATCTCCTTTCTCCTTGGATTGAAACTATGCCAATAAAACAATATAAACCTATTAATTTATAGTTGGCAATAGTTTTTGTTATATTGTTAAAAAATAGACACAAATGCACGCTTTTTAAGGTGAATATCATTTGTAACTTGATAACATTGTAAACTATTTTCCAGATAAAAACGTTATTGTGAGAATTTTAAGATAAATAAAGTTATACCAACATATCCAAGAAATAGAAAAAAGCTATCTTATCATAAGAAAGATAGCTGAATATTTTGTGTATTTAGTTTATTTCCTGAGTTATATTTCGTTGTTGTTCAAATGTGACAACTTTTTTATATTTAACTTGGTATAAAATGTAACAAATGATCATAAATGGAATCCCGCAATAAAGAGCAATTCTCTGATCTGGAATGAAAGCTAAACTAATAAATGTAATGAAATTGAGTGAGAAAGCTACGATTGGAACTATTGGATAAAGTGGTGTACGGTATTTTAAATCATTTATGTTGCCGCCATTTTTCACGAAGTTTCTACGGAAGAAAAACTGTGAAGCTGCGATCGACATCCAAACGACAACAGCCGCCATAGCTGCAATCGATGTTAAAATTAAAAAGACAGTATCTGCCGCGAATATACTTGTTAATAAAGAAAGGCTTGCAAAAATTAGGCTGAAAATTAATGCGTTTAGCGGTACACCTTTTTTAGTTAGTTTTGTAAAAGCTGGACTTGCCATTCCTTGTTTTGCCATCGCCCAAAGCATACGAGAATTTGCGTATAGACCAGAGTTAGCTACGGATAATACAGCTGTAATAATAACAAAGTTCATAATGTCCGCTGCATATGGAATACCAGCCATATCAAACACAAGTACAAATGGACTTTCAACTAGATTAGCTTCTTGCCATGGGAGTAAACCTACAACAACTGAGATTGCTAAGACGAAAAAGAATAGAGTACGCCAAATTGTGTTTTTTATAGCTTTCGGGATCGTTTTTTCAGGGTTCTCGCTTTCCCCTGAAGCAATTCCGATAAGTTCTGTTCCTTGGAATGAGTAATTTACAGTAATCATTGTAAGAAGAACTGCTAGTGCACCGTTTGGAAATAAGCCGCCATTTTCAGTGAAATTGTGGAGCATTGGTGCTGGCTTTCCATTAAAGTCGAGAAAACCAAACATAACTGCGCCTCCAAGTACGATAAAGATAACAATCGTTGCAACCTTTACGCTAGCGAACCAAAATTCAGTCTCTGCATATGCTTTTGCTGATAGAGCGTTTACAAGAAAGAGTGCTGCTGCAAATGTAACACACCAAATCCACGAAGAAACGTCTGGAAACCAACGTTTCATTAAAATACTAACAGTTGTTAACTCTACTCCAACTGTAACAGCCCAATTTAACCAATACATCCAACCGACGACAAATCCAAAACCAGGTGAAATAAATTTGCTTGCGTAGCTTTGGAATGAACCTGCTTCTGGCATAGCTACTGATAATTCACCAAGACATAACATAGTTAAATACATAACGAAACCACCGACTAAAAATGCAAGAATAGCTCCTCCTGGTCCAGCATTATGGACGATTTGTCCAGAACCCATAAATAATCCTGTTCCAATGACTCCACCAAGTGCAATCATGAATAAGTGTCTACTTTTCATTGTTCGTTTTAAATCTGTTTGTTCTACTTGTTGATTCATATGCCCCTCACCCCGTATTTTTCTTGTATGTGTTAACTTGATTTCATTCTGGGATTTTAATCATTAGTGGGGGATGAAAAACATACTCGGTTTATTTTGTTGTGAACTGAGTATGTAATAGAAAAACTAACTATGACTAAATACCTTAGAATGTTTATTAACATAGTGAAAGAAATATGATTCTTTCACTATGTTAATAATTTTGATTTTAGCAAAATATTCTGAAAAAGTATATTGTTTTTTCTTTTTATTAAAAATAATTAGAATTTTAAAATGATATTTGTGAATAATAATTCGCAGAATCTTTCTAGCAAACTAGTAAGAAGAAAGGTACAATGATAGAAGTTGAGCCTTAAAAATAATTGATATAATGGAGTTTGGTTTATGATGAAAAAGTTAAAATATATTTTTATTTTAGGTAGTATATTTGCTGTCGTATTTTTTTTCGAGAAAGATAAAATTATGAGAAAGGCACAGGAATTACGGTTAGACCTTTTCTCTGAGATGAAAGAAAGTACAATGATTACAGAGGTTCCGTTTATTAGACAGTTACCCGAATTACCTAGAGGTTGTGAAGTGACAAGTTTAGCTATGCTACTGCAACATAAAGGTGTACAAGTAGATAAGATGCAACTTGCTAGTGAGATTCATCGCGTCCCATTTGAACAAAATGGTTTGCATGGAAATCCTTATGAGGGATTCGTTGGAAATATTTATACGAAAGCTGAGCGAGGATACGGTGTATATAATCAACCAATTTTTAATTTAGCAGAAAAGTATGTTCCTGAAAAAGTAATTAATTTAACGGGCAGAGACGTGCAAGATCTATATAAAGTAATTAGTTCTGGTTCTCCGGTATGGGTAATTATTAATACAACGTTTAAACCATTAGCTGAAAGTAGTTTTGAAACATGGAATACGAGTTCAGGTGAAGTGAAAATTACATATTATGAGCATAGTGTTGTAGTAATTGGATATGATCAAAACTTTGTATACGTAAATGATCCTCTTGCAAACAATCCACGAAAAGCCGTTCCTCGTGCTGAATTTGAAAAGGCATGGGAGCAAATGGGGAAACAAGCGATTACTATTTTATAAAGTGAAAAGTCATCTTGAGATGGCTTTTTATTTTTAAATGTTTATTATAGAAAATTCTGAAGATTCTTTCGAAAGTTAACAGTTCGCGTTATAATAACATTTAACTTGGTGAAGAAGGGGAGAAGAGAAATGGATGTCGCAAAGGAACTTGTTTTATCAAAGAATCAGTTGATTGAGTGGAGAAGGCATTTTCATAAGTATCCAGAGTTATCTTTTCAAGAGGAAAAAACATCTCAATTTGTATTCGACATACTTCGGGAAATTCCGTATTTAGAAGTTTCGCGACCTACTAAATATAGTGTAATGGCAAGGTTAATAGGTAAGCAGCCTGGTAAAACTCTCGCGGTTCGTGCTGATATGGATGCTCTTCCTATTCATGAAGAAAATAAGTTTGATTTTATTTCTACATATCCAGGTGTGATGCATGCGTGTGGTCACGATGGTCACATGGCAATATTGCTTGGTGTAGTACATAAGTTGGTAGAGGAAAGAGAGAAAGTTAAAGGAGAGATTCGCTTTTTATTTCAACATGCAGAAGAAAATTTTCCGGGTGGTGCAGAGGAAATGGTCGCAGCGGGAGTGATGGCAGGTGTGGATTGCATTATTGGTGCTCATCTTTGGGCGTCATTAGAGGTTGGAAAAGTAGGTGTAATTTATGGCCCTGCGATGGCGGCACCGGACGTTTTTAGAATTAAGATAGAGGGAAAAGGTGGGCATGCTGGAATTCCGCACGAAACAGTTGATAGTATCGCCATTGGTGCGCAAGTAGTTTCACAAATCCAGCAAATTGTATCTCGCCTCACGAATCCGTTAGATTCTCTCGTAGTATCTGTTACGCAATTTCATTCTGGGACAACTCATAATGTTATCCCGGAACAAGCGGAGATTGAAGGGACAGTGAGAAGTTTAAGGCATGAATTAAGAGAAGAAACAAAGAAGAAGCTTGAAAGGATTGTAAAACATATTACAGAATCCTACGGTGCTAAGTATACATTTTCTTATGAGTATGGATATCGACCAGTTGTGAACGATTATGAAGTTACAGAGCTTATTGAACATACGGCATTACAGCTGTATGGAAGAGAGAGAGTTGTTCGTTTACAACCAACGATGGCAGGAGAAGATTTTTCGGCATTTTTACAAAAGGCACCAGGGACGTTCTTTTTTATAGGGGCAGGAAATGAAGAGAAGGGAATTATATATCCGCATCATCACCCTCGTTTTACAATTGACGAAGACGCATTACCAATTGGAGTGGAAGTCTTTGTATCATCCATTATGAATTTTATAAGTAAAGGAGAATGAGATGAAGAAAATACACGTGCTAGCACTTATTCCAGTTCTTTGTTTAGTAGTTGGACCAGTATTTGCAAATTCGGTCACTCCTTACGTATTGGGGATGCCATTTCTATTATTTTGGATACTATTATCAGTGCTTATTACGTCTCTTTGTATGGGGCTTGTGTACGTATTCGATCCTGCTAATAAGGGGGATGTAAAATGACAGCACTACTTATTATTATTTTATTCTTATTTCTAGCACTATTTTTAGGAATTCGAGCACAACATGGAAAAGATATGAATTTAGAGCAATGGTCAGTTGGAGGAAGAGGGTTTGGAACTATTTTCGTTTTTCTCCTTATGGCAGGCGAAATTTATACGACATTCACATTTTTAGGTGGAAGTGGTTGGGCGTATAGTAAAGGAGCTCCTACTTTTTATATTTTAGGATATGGTGCATTAGCCTATATTTTATCGTATTTCTTATTGCCTCCAATTTGGAAATATGCAAAAGAACATAACCTTGTTTCACAGCCGGATTTTTTTGCAAAGAAATATAGAAGTAAAGCGCTTGGATTGATTGTTTCGATTGTTGGTGTTGTTTCCATCATCCCATATCTCATTTTACAGCTAAAGGGGTTAGGGATCATCGTTTCCGAAGCTTCTTATGGAAGAGTGTCACCTGTTATTGCGGTGTGGATTGGTGCTATTGTTATAACTATATATGTAATGGTTTCAGGTATACATGGATCGGCTTGGACAGCTGCTTTGAAGGATATTATGATACTATTTATCGTTATGTTTTTAGGTATATATTTACCGTACCATTATTACGGAGGGTTTCAGCCGATGTTTGAAGCTGTAGAAGCAGCGAAACCAGGTTTTTTATCTTTACCTGAAGAAGGAATGAGTATTTCTTGGTTTGTTTCTACTATTATATTAACGGCCCTTGGTTTCTATATGTGGCCCCATACATTTGCTTCGGCTTTCTCTGCAAAAAATGAAAAAGTATTTAGGAAAAACGCGGCGATCATGCCACTGTATTCTTTAGTGTTGCTTTTCGTATTCTTTGCAGGTTTTGCTGCTATCCTGCAAGTTCCCGGATTAAAGGGAGCGGATGTAGATCTTTCGTTATTCCGTCTTGCTCTTCAAACTTTTGATCCTTGGTTTATTGGAATTATTGGTAGTGCGGGGGTATTAACGGCATTAGTTCCAGCATCCATGCTTGTTATGGCTGCTTCGACATTGCTAGCGAAAAATATTTACCGAACGATGGCTCCGTCTGCTTCAGATAGACAAGTTGCTAAAGCGGCAAAATTATTTGTGCCTGTAGTAACGCTTGTAGCCGTTTTGTTTACCTTTAAAGGAGGAGAAACGATAGGGGCGCTTCTTTTAATGGGGTACAGTATCGTTACGCAGCTTTTCCCTGCGCTTGTATGTAGTTTGTTTCCTCGTCAAATTATTACGAAGCAAGGAGCGATTGCAGGAATGGGGATTGGGTTGTTAGTTGTCGCATATATCACTTTAACAGGTTCTACTTTAGCTACAATGTTTCCGAGTTTCCCGCAGTATATAAAAGATTTGAATGTAGGTATAGTCGCATTGTTAATTAATATGATTGTGATGTTTGTAGTTAGTGGATTCACGAAAAATGTATCTATAAAGGCAGACAATATAATAGTAGAAAAGTAATCAGTATGTTAGAGCTATCTTTGAAAAGAGATAGCTCTTTTTTTGTATATATTTCCTTCTATTAGCGGAATCTAACTAAAAACTTGTTGAAAAGGAAGCTAGGTGGGGAATTTGTTAGAGTTAAAAGGTAACTTGTTTGAGGTTATGAAGGAAATTAGGGATGAGTTAGGTTCACCTAATGATTTAACAATTAGAGAAGTTGCTCTTGCTGGTAGTTCTACACGCTGCGCTGTCATTTTTTTATGTGGGTTAACAGATAAGGATAATGTTTATAAATATGTAGTTCGTACGCTTCAATATGAAGAAATAGAAAAAGAAGCAGCTGTTGTTCAAACGTTATTGGATCGTTTTATTTCTATCGCAGAAGTCGGTATGAAGACAACGTTTCCGGATATTATAAATGCAATTCTAGCGGGAGACACAG
This Bacillus mycoides DNA region includes the following protein-coding sequences:
- a CDS encoding cytochrome aa3 quinol oxidase subunit II; its protein translation is MQLKKAFWKLASLLPLSLVLFLGGCDKKLAVLNPQGPVAKAQYDLIVWSFVLMSLIIAIVFILFTVILIRYREKPENMDYEPPDQHGNTLLEIIWTIIPVIIVIALSIPTVKATYASEEVPQESKHIKPVEIYVTSANWKWLFSYPEEKIETVNYLNIPAGVPIQFKLTSVGPMNAFWVPELGGMKYTMDGMIMDLYLQADKPGSYLGRSSNFSGEGFTHMEFEVEAKTKEKYDKWVKEVQETAPKLTEDKYNDIVKPGVVGRMTFSSHHLSYVDPKSLEYCDYNYYKNKK
- a CDS encoding amino acid permease encodes the protein MNQQVEQTDLKRTMKSRHLFMIALGGVIGTGLFMGSGQIVHNAGPGGAILAFLVGGFVMYLTMLCLGELSVAMPEAGSFQSYASKFISPGFGFVVGWMYWLNWAVTVGVELTTVSILMKRWFPDVSSWIWCVTFAAALFLVNALSAKAYAETEFWFASVKVATIVIFIVLGGAVMFGFLDFNGKPAPMLHNFTENGGLFPNGALAVLLTMITVNYSFQGTELIGIASGESENPEKTIPKAIKNTIWRTLFFFVLAISVVVGLLPWQEANLVESPFVLVFDMAGIPYAADIMNFVIITAVLSVANSGLYANSRMLWAMAKQGMASPAFTKLTKKGVPLNALIFSLIFASLSLLTSIFAADTVFLILTSIAAMAAVVVWMSIAASQFFFRRNFVKNGGNINDLKYRTPLYPIVPIVAFSLNFITFISLAFIPDQRIALYCGIPFMIICYILYQVKYKKVVTFEQQRNITQEIN
- a CDS encoding C39 family peptidase, with protein sequence MKKLKYIFILGSIFAVVFFFEKDKIMRKAQELRLDLFSEMKESTMITEVPFIRQLPELPRGCEVTSLAMLLQHKGVQVDKMQLASEIHRVPFEQNGLHGNPYEGFVGNIYTKAERGYGVYNQPIFNLAEKYVPEKVINLTGRDVQDLYKVISSGSPVWVIINTTFKPLAESSFETWNTSSGEVKITYYEHSVVVIGYDQNFVYVNDPLANNPRKAVPRAEFEKAWEQMGKQAITIL
- a CDS encoding amidohydrolase — protein: MDVAKELVLSKNQLIEWRRHFHKYPELSFQEEKTSQFVFDILREIPYLEVSRPTKYSVMARLIGKQPGKTLAVRADMDALPIHEENKFDFISTYPGVMHACGHDGHMAILLGVVHKLVEEREKVKGEIRFLFQHAEENFPGGAEEMVAAGVMAGVDCIIGAHLWASLEVGKVGVIYGPAMAAPDVFRIKIEGKGGHAGIPHETVDSIAIGAQVVSQIQQIVSRLTNPLDSLVVSVTQFHSGTTHNVIPEQAEIEGTVRSLRHELREETKKKLERIVKHITESYGAKYTFSYEYGYRPVVNDYEVTELIEHTALQLYGRERVVRLQPTMAGEDFSAFLQKAPGTFFFIGAGNEEKGIIYPHHHPRFTIDEDALPIGVEVFVSSIMNFISKGE
- a CDS encoding DUF3311 domain-containing protein gives rise to the protein MKKIHVLALIPVLCLVVGPVFANSVTPYVLGMPFLLFWILLSVLITSLCMGLVYVFDPANKGDVK
- a CDS encoding sodium:solute symporter family protein; protein product: MTALLIIILFLFLALFLGIRAQHGKDMNLEQWSVGGRGFGTIFVFLLMAGEIYTTFTFLGGSGWAYSKGAPTFYILGYGALAYILSYFLLPPIWKYAKEHNLVSQPDFFAKKYRSKALGLIVSIVGVVSIIPYLILQLKGLGIIVSEASYGRVSPVIAVWIGAIVITIYVMVSGIHGSAWTAALKDIMILFIVMFLGIYLPYHYYGGFQPMFEAVEAAKPGFLSLPEEGMSISWFVSTIILTALGFYMWPHTFASAFSAKNEKVFRKNAAIMPLYSLVLLFVFFAGFAAILQVPGLKGADVDLSLFRLALQTFDPWFIGIIGSAGVLTALVPASMLVMAASTLLAKNIYRTMAPSASDRQVAKAAKLFVPVVTLVAVLFTFKGGETIGALLLMGYSIVTQLFPALVCSLFPRQIITKQGAIAGMGIGLLVVAYITLTGSTLATMFPSFPQYIKDLNVGIVALLINMIVMFVVSGFTKNVSIKADNIIVEK